In the Arachis ipaensis cultivar K30076 chromosome B10, Araip1.1, whole genome shotgun sequence genome, one interval contains:
- the LOC107620689 gene encoding adoMet-dependent rRNA methyltransferase SPB1-like — MRSKRTNQGKMKMKRENSKSKNNGKIEKIKREKSIIPLEFEGLEEKKREELAVAHVCWSLKVNREIHNDSKKNKKEKKEPDLSENLGLQDETRDKLGAEFHKKLDLKDEDERVAENEKKDSDFVAGSEELGDEGGYTPEIGEAQESDDNDGWDDDEGYGWNKNVKESEIDKVSGDFDVDGDSNGDDEVQVEGDEEVEKKKDRSSGRV; from the exons ATGCGATCAAAGAGAACGAATCAggggaaaatgaaaatgaaaagggAAAACTCTAAAAGTAAAAACAACGGAAAAAtcgagaaaataaaaagagaaaaatcgaTCATACCTTTGGAATTCGAGGGCTtggaggagaagaagagggaggagCTTGCCGTCGCCCATGTTTGCTGGAGCTTGAAGGTGAACAGAGAGATCCACAATGATtcgaagaagaacaagaaagagaagaagg AGCCAGATCTCAGTGAAAATTTGGGGTTGCAGGATGAAACTCGTGATAAACTTGGTGCAGAGTTCCACAAGAAGTTGGATTTGAAAGATGAGGATGAAAGGGTAGCTGAAAATGAGAAGAAAGATTCGGACTTTGTAGCTGGTAGTGAGGAATTGGGTGATGAAGGTGGTTATACCCCGGAAATAGGTGAAGCACAAGAGAGTGATGATAATGATGGTTGGGATGATGATGAGGGTTATGGCTGGAATAAGAATGTGAAAGAGAGTGAGATTGATAAGGTAAGTGGAGATTTTGATGTTGATGGTGATAGTAATGGTGATGATGAAGTTCAAGTTGAAGGTGATGAAGAAGTGGAGAAGAAGAAAGATAGAAGCAGTGGTAGAGTTTAA
- the LOC107622572 gene encoding E3 ubiquitin-protein ligase MBR2 isoform X1: MQGQRRTTGSFPAIVGMMQGPNSSGTDMNHQSSLNHVQSTVDFRLSDYRGSTGETACLRATGPNVQSFSGWNTGEPSSRLNLINQVNDEGLKSEHGPSSSCSATAEDGLRTEERSFEPNNMIFPVSSNTNLHGNHSRIQPSFLQGSSSSHITQNGNLDMEHTAQAANRGKGIAASSSVNHNDSGGYDREQTAFSSASYNRHTGTSSENPGFMTWGNSGSSSSALVNWGSSCKRKALEGSSGQLCTGGSSNSLLQSENGCWPTNPVDLNVSSSLNVSMPLEDVPVTLPPLQLNLRSEVRQGATDAFPLINVPENVERPLRNFDRRMAHVQHQESIPLNLPSAVSSRHHNHSSPHQIPCSHSFNDSLELRLTPGVNAANSGAPQNQSPPLNMPPFPWNRASNPRGARTSTSHNSVERVVQEDFNIRIFPRESSGHPTNVPAPTVHEPTPWRTSSANANNSGGVPTTSWMGSSSNIVPLPNPSWIVNPEVPTDNLQRLSEFSPWSLFPSISSASSVQNGHSAPSSSGSSSITQGSRNNQPYLRAALLMERRGGDVLSTPRALTVDNEGRRRLISEIRQVLIAMRRGDNLRAEDYMLFDPFIYHGMAELHDRHREMRLDVDNMSYEELLALEERIGDVSTGLSEDVIMKSMKQQIYMSVMAESSTDLEPCCICQEDYTEGENVGSLDCGHEFHSNCIKQWLMQKNLCPICKTTGLAT, translated from the exons ATGCAAGGTCAAAGAAGGACAACTGGGTCATTCCCTGCTATTGTTGGTATGATGCAAGGGCCTAACTCGAGCGGCACTGATATGAATCATCAGTCTTCTTTGAATCATGTGCAAAGTACCGTAGATTTCCGGTTGTCAGATTATAGAGGGTCCACTGGCGAGACTGCTTGTTTACGAGCTACTGGTCCTAACGTACAGAGTTTTAGTGGCTGGAATACTGGTGAACCGAGTTCTAGACTGAATCTGATCAACCAAGTCAATGATGAAGGTCTAAAATCTGAACATGGTCCATCTTCATCATGTAGTGCTACTGCTGAGGATGGTCTCAGAACAGAGGAAAGGTCATTTGAACCAAATAATATGATTTTTCCAGTTAGTTCAAATACTAATCTACATGGAAATCATTCTAGAATTCAGCCTTCTTTTTTGCAAGGATCCAGCTCCAGTCATATAACCCAGAATGGTAATCTAGATATGGAGCACACAGCACAAGCTGCTAACCGTGGGAAAGGCATAGCAGCAAGTAGCAGTGTGAATCACAATGATAGTGGTGGATATGATAGAGAGCAAACAGCTTTCAGCAGTGCTTCATACAATCGTCATACTGGAACTTCATCCGAAAACCCTGGATTCATGACTTGGGGAAATAGTGGCAGTTCAAGTTCTGCTTTAGTTAATTGGGGTTCTTCCTGCAAGAGAAAGGCCCTTGAAGGTAGTTCTGGTCAACTGTGTACTGGAGGAAGCTCAAACTCTCTTTTACAATCCGAAAATGGATGCTGGCCCACTAATCCTGTTGATCTTAATGTTTCAAGCAGTTTAAATGTTTCAATGCCCTTAGAGGATGTTCCTGTCACTCTTCCTCCATTACAGCTGAACTTGAGAAGTGAAGTGAGACAAGGAGCAACTGATGCATTTCCCTTAATAAATGTCCCAGAAAATGTGGAAAGGCCTCTCAGAAACTTTGATAGGAGAATGGCCCATGTACAGCATCAGGAATCTATACCTCTCAATTTACCATCAGCAGTGAGTTCTAGGCATCATAATCATTCTTCTCCCCATCAAATACCTTGCTCCCACTCGTTTAATGATTCTTTGGAATTGAGGTTAACGCCTGGAGTAAATGCTGCCAATTCTGGTGCTCCTCAGAACCAGTCACCTCCCCTTAACATGCCTCCTTTTCCTTGGAATAGAGCTTCTAACCCTAGAGGGGCTAGAACTTCAACTTCTCATAACTCTGTAGAAAGAGTGGTACAGGAAGATTTTAATATAAGAATTTTTCCAAGAGAGAGTTCTGGGCACCCGACAAATGTACCTGCACCCACAGTACATGAACCAACACCTTGGCGTACATCCTCTGCTAATGCAAACAATTCTGGAGGTGTACCTACTACATCTTGGATGGGATCTAGTTCAAACATCGTTCCATTACCTAATCCCAGCTGGATTGTTAACCCTGAAGTCCCTACAGATAATCTGCAAAGATTGTCAGAGTTCAGTCCTTGGTCTCTTTTTCCATCAATTAGCTCAGCATCCAGTGTTCAGAATGGTCATTCTGCTCCATCTTCTTCAGGATCCTCTTCTATTACTCAGGGGTCCCGCAACAATCAGCCATATCTAAGAGCAGCATTGTTAATGGAAAGGAGGGGTGGTGATGTACTCTCTACTCCGCGAGCATTAACCGTTGACAATGAGGGAAGACGCCGACTAATATCTGAG ATTCGCCAAGTCTTGATTGCAATGCGGAGGGGTGATAACTTAAGGGCCGAG GATTATATGCTTTTTGACCCTTTCATATATCATGGGATGGCTGAACTGCATGACAGGCACAGAGAAATGCGCCTTGATGTTGATAACATGTCTTATGAG GAATTGTTGGCATTGGAGGAGCGAATTGGAGATGTCAGCACTGGATTGAGCGAGGATGTCATTATGAAGTCAATGAAACAGCAAATATACATGTCTGTTATGGCGGAGTCTTCTACAGATCTTGAGCCTTGTTGTATCTGTCAG GAGGATTATACTGAGGGAGAGAATGTTGGCTCGCTAGATTGTGGACATGAATTTCACAGTAATTGCATCAAGCAATGGCTAATGCAGAAGAACCTTTGCCCCATTTGCAAAACAACAGGCTTAGCTACATGA
- the LOC107620688 gene encoding transcription factor bHLH95, with translation MAMSVENQDPNDIGFFWDNQPWDVSNFDNLGQRETKENLHIEMPPLPPAPTNHLTQGEIEKKNEELTMPVTSNKKRRRADEDGKRPMKNDGNDHDLHIWTERERRKKMRDMFANLHAMLPQLPPKADKSSIVDEAVRHIKTLQQTVENLEKKKRQRIQSLSVSVSPIACESAVTNPQWNPYDSSSLSRDNNALTITATQHVSAAVANNSPFFKTWASQNVVLNMCGEEAQFSICAEKKPSLFTTIAFVLQKHKVDVISASILCNHNVNRYMVLTHASRALLQFADANTVEETFKRAAEEIMMWLG, from the exons ATGGCCATGAGTGTTGAGAATCAAGACCCTAATGACATAGGATTCTTTTGGGATAACCAACCATGGGATGTCTCAAATTTTGATAACTTAGGTCAAAGAGAAACCAAAGAGAACCTACATATAGAAATGCCTCCTCTGCCACCAGCTCCTACCAACCACCTCACACAGGGAGAAATagagaagaaaaatgaagaattaACGATGCCGGTTACAAGCAACAAGAAGCGACGCCGAGCTGACGAAGATGGCAAGAGGCCTATGAAGAATGATGGTAATGATCATGATCTCCATATATGGACAGAGAGAGAACGAAGGAAGAAAATGAGGGACATGTTTGCTAATCTTCATGCTATGCTTCCTCAACTTCCTCCTAAG GCAGACAAGTCATCCATTGTGGATGAAGCAGTGAGGCACATCAAAACTCTGCAACAAACGGTTGAGAATCTCGAGAAAAAAAAGCGACAGAGGATTCAATCTCTCTCTGTCTCTGTGTCACCAATTGCGTGCGAATCTGCTGTGACCAACCCTCAGTGGAACCCTTACGACTCATCATCCTTGTCAAGAGATAATAATGCATTAACTATAACCGCCACTCAACATGTTTCTGCTGCTGTTGCAAATAATTCACCGTTTTTTAAGACTTGGGCTTCACAGAATGTGGTACTGAACATGTGTGGAGAGGAAGCACAGTTCAGCATATGTGCAGAGAAGAAGCCTAGTCTCTTCACCACCATTGCTTTTGTGCTCCAGAAGCATAAGGTTGACGTCATTTCTGCTAGTATCTTGTGCAATCATAATGTCAATAGATACATGGTCCTTACTCAT GCAAGTAGGGCTTTACTTCAATTTGCAGACGCAAATACAGTGGAGGAAACTTTCAAGCGTGCAGCTGAGGAGATTATGATGTGGCTCGGCTAA
- the LOC107622572 gene encoding E3 ubiquitin-protein ligase MBR2 isoform X2 → MQGQRRTTGSFPAIVGMMQGPNSSGTDMNHQSSLNHVQSTVDFRLSDYRGSTGETACLRATGPNVQSFSGWNTGEPSSRLNLINQVNDEGLKSEHGPSSSCSATAEDGLRTEERSFEPNNMIFPVSSNTNLHGNHSRIQPSFLQGSSSSHITQNGNLDMEHTAQAANRGKGIAASSSVNHNDSGGYDREQTAFSSASYNRHTGTSSENPGFMTWGNSGSSSSALVNWGSSCKRKALEGSSGQLCTGGSSNSLLQSENGCWPTNPVDLNVSSSLNVSMPLEDVPVTLPPLQLNLRSEVRQGATDAFPLINVPENVERPLRNFDRRMAHVQHQESIPLNLPSAVSSRHHNHSSPHQIPCSHSFNDSLELRLTPGVNAANSGAPQNQSPPLNMPPFPWNRASNPRGARTSTSHNSVERVVQEDFNIRIFPRESSGHPTNVPAPTVHEPTPWRTSSANANNSGGVPTTSWMGSSSNIVPLPNPSWIVNPEVPTDNLQRLSEFSPWSLFPSISSASSVQNGHSAPSSSGSSSITQGSRNNQPYLRAALLMERRGGDVLSTPRALTVDNEGRRRLISEDYMLFDPFIYHGMAELHDRHREMRLDVDNMSYEELLALEERIGDVSTGLSEDVIMKSMKQQIYMSVMAESSTDLEPCCICQEDYTEGENVGSLDCGHEFHSNCIKQWLMQKNLCPICKTTGLAT, encoded by the exons ATGCAAGGTCAAAGAAGGACAACTGGGTCATTCCCTGCTATTGTTGGTATGATGCAAGGGCCTAACTCGAGCGGCACTGATATGAATCATCAGTCTTCTTTGAATCATGTGCAAAGTACCGTAGATTTCCGGTTGTCAGATTATAGAGGGTCCACTGGCGAGACTGCTTGTTTACGAGCTACTGGTCCTAACGTACAGAGTTTTAGTGGCTGGAATACTGGTGAACCGAGTTCTAGACTGAATCTGATCAACCAAGTCAATGATGAAGGTCTAAAATCTGAACATGGTCCATCTTCATCATGTAGTGCTACTGCTGAGGATGGTCTCAGAACAGAGGAAAGGTCATTTGAACCAAATAATATGATTTTTCCAGTTAGTTCAAATACTAATCTACATGGAAATCATTCTAGAATTCAGCCTTCTTTTTTGCAAGGATCCAGCTCCAGTCATATAACCCAGAATGGTAATCTAGATATGGAGCACACAGCACAAGCTGCTAACCGTGGGAAAGGCATAGCAGCAAGTAGCAGTGTGAATCACAATGATAGTGGTGGATATGATAGAGAGCAAACAGCTTTCAGCAGTGCTTCATACAATCGTCATACTGGAACTTCATCCGAAAACCCTGGATTCATGACTTGGGGAAATAGTGGCAGTTCAAGTTCTGCTTTAGTTAATTGGGGTTCTTCCTGCAAGAGAAAGGCCCTTGAAGGTAGTTCTGGTCAACTGTGTACTGGAGGAAGCTCAAACTCTCTTTTACAATCCGAAAATGGATGCTGGCCCACTAATCCTGTTGATCTTAATGTTTCAAGCAGTTTAAATGTTTCAATGCCCTTAGAGGATGTTCCTGTCACTCTTCCTCCATTACAGCTGAACTTGAGAAGTGAAGTGAGACAAGGAGCAACTGATGCATTTCCCTTAATAAATGTCCCAGAAAATGTGGAAAGGCCTCTCAGAAACTTTGATAGGAGAATGGCCCATGTACAGCATCAGGAATCTATACCTCTCAATTTACCATCAGCAGTGAGTTCTAGGCATCATAATCATTCTTCTCCCCATCAAATACCTTGCTCCCACTCGTTTAATGATTCTTTGGAATTGAGGTTAACGCCTGGAGTAAATGCTGCCAATTCTGGTGCTCCTCAGAACCAGTCACCTCCCCTTAACATGCCTCCTTTTCCTTGGAATAGAGCTTCTAACCCTAGAGGGGCTAGAACTTCAACTTCTCATAACTCTGTAGAAAGAGTGGTACAGGAAGATTTTAATATAAGAATTTTTCCAAGAGAGAGTTCTGGGCACCCGACAAATGTACCTGCACCCACAGTACATGAACCAACACCTTGGCGTACATCCTCTGCTAATGCAAACAATTCTGGAGGTGTACCTACTACATCTTGGATGGGATCTAGTTCAAACATCGTTCCATTACCTAATCCCAGCTGGATTGTTAACCCTGAAGTCCCTACAGATAATCTGCAAAGATTGTCAGAGTTCAGTCCTTGGTCTCTTTTTCCATCAATTAGCTCAGCATCCAGTGTTCAGAATGGTCATTCTGCTCCATCTTCTTCAGGATCCTCTTCTATTACTCAGGGGTCCCGCAACAATCAGCCATATCTAAGAGCAGCATTGTTAATGGAAAGGAGGGGTGGTGATGTACTCTCTACTCCGCGAGCATTAACCGTTGACAATGAGGGAAGACGCCGACTAATATCTGAG GATTATATGCTTTTTGACCCTTTCATATATCATGGGATGGCTGAACTGCATGACAGGCACAGAGAAATGCGCCTTGATGTTGATAACATGTCTTATGAG GAATTGTTGGCATTGGAGGAGCGAATTGGAGATGTCAGCACTGGATTGAGCGAGGATGTCATTATGAAGTCAATGAAACAGCAAATATACATGTCTGTTATGGCGGAGTCTTCTACAGATCTTGAGCCTTGTTGTATCTGTCAG GAGGATTATACTGAGGGAGAGAATGTTGGCTCGCTAGATTGTGGACATGAATTTCACAGTAATTGCATCAAGCAATGGCTAATGCAGAAGAACCTTTGCCCCATTTGCAAAACAACAGGCTTAGCTACATGA